One part of the Nitrosophilus kaiyonis genome encodes these proteins:
- a CDS encoding cbb3-type cytochrome c oxidase subunit I — translation MQGNRLYEGQKLALKYFFVAIVLFGAQLLFGLVAAIQFLYPDFLFNTLDFSIARMLHINALVVWLLYAMIGAVYWLLPDEAGVEVVGVKLGNLAFYVLTAAVAVVVLVYLFIQVGPGNETTLWLITEGREYIEAPRWADIGIVVVVLIFLYNVYATVMKGKHTGILAVLMADLIALAGLYLAGMFYTDNIAVDQYWWWWVVHLWVEATWEVYVAAVGGYILIKTLNANRQVVEMWLWIEVAMMFGSGILGLGHHYFWIGTPEYWWEIGALFSALEPVPLVGLFVHVLYDWGKERGKGNNIKNTPAFAWLTVETFGNFLGAGVWGFMHTLPQINLYTHGTQWPAAHGHLAFFGAYVAIMIAAIYLGVQGKAGLKEMRMTKAGWWAISLITTGVLLMSVSLTLAAYTQTMVERGMYGATWEGYFIAQANQWFVQGMGWRLAAGLAVVVGYGFLVYDLLTVAKKQPAEVTEAAAATA, via the coding sequence ATGCAAGGAAATAGATTGTATGAGGGACAAAAATTAGCTCTAAAATACTTTTTTGTGGCAATAGTTCTTTTTGGTGCCCAGTTACTATTTGGGCTTGTAGCAGCTATTCAATTTTTATATCCAGATTTTCTATTTAATACTTTAGATTTTTCTATTGCAAGAATGTTACACATAAATGCTTTGGTGGTATGGTTACTATATGCAATGATAGGTGCAGTATATTGGCTTTTACCTGATGAAGCAGGTGTAGAAGTTGTTGGAGTAAAACTTGGTAATTTAGCATTTTATGTATTAACTGCAGCAGTTGCTGTTGTAGTACTTGTATATCTTTTCATTCAAGTTGGACCAGGAAATGAGACAACTTTATGGTTGATTACTGAAGGAAGAGAGTATATAGAAGCTCCAAGATGGGCTGATATTGGTATAGTAGTTGTTGTTTTAATATTCCTTTATAATGTATATGCAACAGTAATGAAAGGTAAGCATACTGGTATTTTAGCAGTATTGATGGCTGACTTAATTGCACTTGCAGGTTTATATCTTGCTGGAATGTTTTATACTGATAATATTGCAGTTGATCAATATTGGTGGTGGTGGGTTGTTCACCTATGGGTTGAAGCAACTTGGGAAGTTTATGTTGCAGCAGTTGGTGGTTATATTCTTATAAAAACTCTTAATGCAAATAGGCAAGTTGTTGAAATGTGGCTATGGATAGAAGTAGCTATGATGTTTGGATCAGGTATACTTGGTCTAGGTCACCACTATTTCTGGATTGGTACACCTGAATATTGGTGGGAAATTGGTGCACTTTTCTCAGCACTTGAACCAGTTCCATTAGTTGGTCTATTTGTTCATGTTCTTTATGATTGGGGTAAAGAGAGAGGTAAAGGAAACAATATAAAAAATACTCCAGCATTTGCATGGCTTACAGTTGAGACTTTTGGTAACTTTTTAGGTGCAGGTGTTTGGGGATTTATGCATACATTGCCACAAATAAATCTTTACACACATGGTACACAATGGCCAGCAGCTCATGGTCACTTAGCTTTCTTTGGAGCATATGTTGCTATTATGATAGCAGCTATATATCTTGGAGTTCAAGGAAAAGCTGGACTAAAAGAGATGAGAATGACTAAAGCTGGATGGTGGGCAATTTCTCTAATTACAACTGGTGTTTTATTAATGAGTGTTTCTTTAACTCTTGCAGCATACACTCAAACAATGGTAGAAAGAGGTATGTATGGTGCTACTTGGGAAGGATATTTTATAGCTCAAGCTAATCAATGGTTTGTACAAGGTATGGGATGGAGATTGGCAGCTGGTCTTGCAGTAGTTGTTGGATATGGATTTTTAGTATATGATCTATTAACTGTTGCTAAAAAACAGCCAGCTGAAGTAACTGAGGCAGCAGCCGCAACAGCTTAA
- a CDS encoding cytochrome D1 domain-containing protein: MKLKIGLSALLAVGLIGTVSTTANAGVKLSKEEMKKATQIYFDRCAGCHGMLRKGALGPNLLPKKTREMGTKTLEYIIYNGTPGGMPDWGASGELTKAETKLMAKFIQTEPVSPPEKSLADMKKSWKVFVPVDKRPKKPETKRNWENYFGVVLRDVGKVAIIDGDTKELVSIVPSGFATHILRTSKSGRYMYAIGRDGKATVIDLWMKKPKNVAEIRVCNDARSIDTSKAKGYEDEYAVVGCYWPPSIVTLKGDTLEPLKIVSTASYTYDTEEFTREARVASIVANHHKPEWVINVKETGQVWLYNYADPNNPRIAMLEAERYLHDGGWDLTKRYFLVAANARNKVVAVDTEEGEVAAIIPSGGTKPHPGRGANVNHPKYGPLWATGHIGSNDISFIGTDPTYHPQYAWRVVKKISLPGVGGGNLFIKTHPACKYIIADRPVNPDRKLQTQLYVIDKKTLEVVKTIKIPKKYIKERTVKVKGKKVKVKPRGPVHIEFNKEGDEFWVSVWGNKLVPSAILVYDAETLKLKKAIEGDWVRTPTGKFNVFNTKYDIY, encoded by the coding sequence ATGAAATTAAAGATTGGTCTAAGTGCATTGTTAGCAGTGGGTTTGATTGGTACAGTTTCAACAACTGCTAATGCAGGTGTAAAACTATCAAAAGAGGAGATGAAAAAGGCTACTCAAATATATTTTGATAGATGTGCGGGTTGCCATGGTATGCTTAGAAAGGGTGCATTAGGTCCAAATTTGCTTCCTAAAAAAACAAGAGAGATGGGAACAAAAACTCTTGAATATATTATCTACAATGGTACTCCTGGTGGTATGCCTGACTGGGGTGCGAGTGGTGAGCTTACTAAAGCTGAAACAAAATTAATGGCGAAGTTTATTCAAACTGAACCTGTATCACCTCCAGAAAAATCTTTGGCTGATATGAAAAAAAGCTGGAAAGTTTTTGTACCAGTAGATAAAAGACCTAAAAAGCCAGAAACTAAAAGAAATTGGGAAAACTATTTTGGTGTAGTTTTAAGAGATGTGGGTAAAGTTGCTATTATTGATGGTGATACTAAAGAATTAGTAAGTATAGTTCCATCTGGATTTGCTACTCATATCTTAAGAACAAGTAAATCTGGTAGATATATGTATGCTATTGGTAGAGATGGTAAAGCTACTGTTATTGACCTTTGGATGAAAAAACCTAAAAATGTAGCAGAAATTAGAGTATGTAATGATGCAAGAAGTATAGATACATCTAAAGCAAAAGGTTATGAAGATGAATATGCAGTTGTTGGATGTTACTGGCCACCTTCAATTGTTACATTAAAAGGTGATACTCTTGAGCCATTAAAAATAGTTTCAACAGCAAGTTATACTTATGATACAGAAGAGTTCACAAGAGAAGCAAGGGTTGCTTCAATTGTTGCAAATCACCATAAACCTGAATGGGTTATAAATGTTAAAGAGACAGGTCAAGTATGGCTATATAATTATGCTGATCCAAACAATCCAAGAATTGCTATGCTTGAAGCTGAAAGATATCTGCATGATGGTGGATGGGATTTAACTAAGAGATATTTCTTAGTCGCAGCAAATGCAAGAAACAAAGTTGTAGCAGTTGATACTGAAGAGGGTGAAGTTGCTGCTATTATTCCAAGTGGTGGTACTAAACCACATCCAGGTAGAGGTGCAAATGTTAACCATCCAAAATATGGTCCACTTTGGGCAACTGGACATATTGGATCTAATGATATAAGCTTTATTGGTACTGATCCAACTTACCATCCACAATATGCATGGAGAGTTGTTAAAAAAATATCTTTACCAGGAGTTGGTGGTGGTAACCTATTTATAAAAACTCATCCAGCTTGTAAATATATCATTGCTGATAGACCGGTTAATCCAGATAGAAAACTTCAAACACAACTATATGTTATTGATAAAAAAACTCTTGAAGTTGTAAAAACTATCAAAATTCCAAAAAAATATATAAAAGAAAGAACTGTAAAAGTTAAAGGTAAAAAAGTTAAAGTTAAACCAAGAGGTCCAGTTCATATTGAGTTTAACAAAGAAGGTGATGAATTTTGGGTAAGTGTTTGGGGTAATAAACTTGTTCCATCTGCAATCTTAGTATATGATGCAGAAACACTTAAACTTAAAAAAGCAATTGAAGGTGATTGGGTAAGAACCCCAACTGGTAAATTCAATGTATTCAATACAAAATATGATATCTATTAA
- a CDS encoding cytochrome D1 domain-containing protein, protein MNKILIFLLFISLSFSKEFDSFYIHSLESKSNNKIDGKNLYLKYCALCHGKQKEGISAPPLLPQFLKRKSDKKIYTIIKNSLPQTLMPKFDFLNDNEIKEIIKFLRKPQRDIKWNEANIINSYKKYNNNKKDLNIKDIDNVTLVVERGANRVWIMENEKILDRFDFRNVHGGLKYTLDGKNFYVPTRDGWIGHYSLENGRLEDKVRACINLRNVSLSHDGKYLFATCLLPQMVVVFDRKTLKPVKIKKVNGKISALYELYSKDEAIFTFRDKPKLYKVNTKTLKFKEYKLDKPIEDFFIDPFEEYIIGTTRHGKDLRVYDIKTLKEKFFASIEGMPHLFSATYWYKDGKFYFATPHLRKPYITIWQMYDWKLIKKIDVGGDGFFVKTHPQSDYLWVDNGSDKLVLVNKEDFSIKKLTPRKDKRYIHTEFSGDGKYAYLSIYENDGDLLVWQTDTFKEIKDYKADVPVGKYNFINKNRVFYPRLFGLSIFKEKCWGCHHQSAEAFGPPFSKIAKKRNEGEMISQIVDPNHTYKELGYKRNSMPAFKFNEKELKSIVDYIKSFKGK, encoded by the coding sequence ATGAATAAAATCTTAATTTTTCTTTTATTTATTTCTTTATCTTTTTCAAAAGAGTTTGATAGCTTCTATATACACTCTTTAGAATCAAAAAGTAATAATAAAATAGATGGTAAAAATCTTTATTTAAAATATTGTGCACTCTGTCATGGAAAACAAAAAGAGGGTATTTCTGCTCCTCCTTTACTTCCACAATTTTTAAAAAGAAAAAGTGATAAGAAAATATATACAATTATAAAAAATTCTCTCCCTCAGACATTAATGCCCAAATTTGACTTTTTAAATGATAACGAAATAAAAGAGATTATAAAATTTTTAAGAAAGCCTCAAAGAGACATAAAATGGAATGAAGCTAATATAATAAATTCATATAAAAAATATAATAACAATAAAAAAGATTTAAATATAAAGGATATCGATAATGTAACTTTAGTTGTAGAAAGAGGTGCAAATAGAGTATGGATAATGGAAAATGAGAAAATTTTGGATAGATTTGATTTTAGAAATGTTCATGGAGGATTAAAATATACCCTTGATGGGAAAAATTTTTATGTCCCTACAAGAGATGGTTGGATAGGTCATTATTCTTTAGAAAATGGGAGATTAGAAGATAAAGTTAGAGCTTGTATAAACTTAAGAAATGTTAGTCTGAGTCATGATGGAAAATATCTATTTGCAACTTGTTTACTTCCACAAATGGTTGTTGTTTTTGATAGAAAAACATTAAAACCAGTAAAAATTAAAAAAGTTAATGGGAAAATTAGTGCATTATATGAACTTTATAGTAAAGATGAAGCAATTTTTACTTTTAGAGATAAACCTAAACTTTATAAAGTAAATACAAAAACATTAAAATTTAAAGAGTATAAACTTGATAAGCCAATCGAAGATTTTTTTATTGATCCATTTGAAGAGTATATTATTGGGACTACTAGGCATGGAAAAGATTTAAGAGTTTACGATATAAAAACTTTAAAAGAAAAATTTTTCGCATCAATTGAAGGAATGCCTCATCTATTTAGTGCTACATATTGGTATAAAGATGGAAAATTTTATTTTGCGACACCTCATTTAAGAAAACCGTATATCACAATTTGGCAGATGTATGATTGGAAACTAATTAAAAAAATTGATGTAGGAGGAGATGGATTTTTTGTAAAAACACATCCTCAAAGCGATTATCTTTGGGTAGATAATGGCTCAGATAAGCTTGTATTAGTTAATAAAGAAGATTTTTCTATTAAAAAATTGACTCCTCGAAAAGATAAAAGATACATTCATACCGAATTTAGTGGTGATGGGAAATATGCTTACCTTAGTATTTATGAAAATGATGGAGACCTTTTAGTCTGGCAAACAGATACATTTAAAGAGATAAAAGATTACAAAGCAGATGTTCCCGTTGGGAAATATAATTTTATTAATAAAAATAGAGTTTTTTATCCAAGACTATTTGGGCTTAGCATTTTTAAAGAGAAATGTTGGGGATGTCACCATCAGAGTGCTGAAGCTTTTGGACCTCCTTTTAGTAAGATTGCCAAAAAAAGGAATGAAGGCGAAATGATAAGCCAAATAGTTGATCCAAATCATACTTATAAAGAGTTAGGATATAAAAGAAATTCTATGCCAGCTTTTAAATTTAATGAAAAAGAGTTAAAATCTATAGTAGATTATATAAAATCATTTAAAGGTAAATAG
- a CDS encoding radical SAM/SPASM domain-containing protein produces the protein MFRLSNLLKSTLENKKQRELNGSILIWNFTNRCNLSCLHCYSKSSLDEKDTLTTQDILETIPKLKKAGIKFVIFSGGEPLTRKDIFEIAQAFKDEGIMTYLSTNGLYINPGNVKKIIDTFGYIGISIDGDEKTHDRFRGLIGSYKKSLQAIDLIHENGGKVGIRFTITKETKESLMHIFDLAESKNIDKVYISHLVYSGRGLDNLKMDLNKEERVKAVNYIIDKAFEYYDKNIDIDIVTGNMEMDAILFLDRFSKKYPKKSDELKNRLLKWGGNSAGKNLLNINSEGDVKPDPFFPVTIGNILKKDFEKIWLDKNNELLNKLREHPRKIKGKCENCEWIEICNGGSRPRAWAIYGDLWQEDPSCYIK, from the coding sequence GTGTTTAGATTATCTAATCTATTAAAATCAACTCTTGAAAATAAAAAACAAAGAGAGTTAAATGGCTCTATATTAATATGGAATTTTACTAATAGATGCAATCTTTCATGTTTGCACTGTTATAGCAAATCTTCATTAGATGAAAAAGATACTTTGACTACACAAGATATCTTAGAAACGATTCCGAAATTAAAAAAAGCTGGGATAAAATTTGTTATTTTTAGTGGAGGTGAGCCATTAACAAGAAAAGATATCTTTGAAATTGCTCAAGCTTTTAAAGATGAAGGTATTATGACATATCTATCAACTAATGGTTTATATATAAATCCAGGAAATGTAAAAAAAATCATTGATACTTTTGGATATATAGGAATTAGTATTGATGGTGACGAAAAAACCCACGATAGATTTAGAGGACTTATTGGATCATATAAAAAATCATTGCAAGCTATAGATTTAATTCATGAAAATGGCGGGAAAGTTGGTATAAGATTTACCATTACAAAAGAGACAAAAGAGTCATTAATGCATATTTTTGATTTAGCAGAAAGTAAAAATATTGATAAAGTATATATTTCTCACCTTGTATATAGTGGAAGAGGACTTGATAATTTAAAAATGGATTTAAATAAGGAAGAAAGAGTAAAAGCAGTTAACTATATTATAGATAAAGCATTTGAATATTATGATAAAAATATCGATATTGATATAGTTACTGGAAATATGGAGATGGATGCAATTTTATTTTTGGATAGATTTTCAAAAAAATATCCAAAAAAAAGTGATGAACTTAAAAATAGATTATTAAAATGGGGCGGAAATAGTGCTGGGAAAAATTTGTTAAATATTAATAGTGAAGGTGATGTAAAACCTGATCCATTTTTTCCAGTTACAATAGGAAATATATTAAAAAAAGATTTTGAGAAAATTTGGCTTGATAAAAACAACGAGCTTTTAAATAAACTAAGAGAGCATCCAAGAAAAATTAAAGGAAAATGTGAAAATTGTGAATGGATTGAAATATGTAATGGAGGTAGTCGCCCAAGAGCATGGGCTATATATGGAGATCTTTGGCAAGAAGATCCAAGTTGTTATATCAAATAG
- a CDS encoding cytochrome D1 domain-containing protein yields the protein MKKIVLLAFIIVSLFATEKVFVVERENSALAVIQDHKLINEIKNMHNFNHAVVKFIENDGYVITRDGYLIKFDPIKEKKIKEVKASESAIGFTLTKDYVAVANYANKNVQIFDRDLNLLQTIDTNSKNVGIKVYKNYLVFACMDSDELWVMENVGKNTPKFKLKKVIKNAGEVPFDAMINKNLYVVGFFNSPFVGVLNLDTFEYKQVPLKLEHKNIVLKVPHFGFWSIMKDKFFIPAVGDNKVFVFDKDFNYIKAIEVEGNPVFTSLSPKRKYLAVTFSGKKFPIVQIIDTNTLKIIKRFDFGGMVLHVRWSNEEPLLYISNNQKSEVLGIDTNTWKEVFKISVPKPSGIFIFRK from the coding sequence ATGAAAAAAATAGTTTTATTAGCTTTTATAATTGTTTCTCTGTTTGCTACTGAAAAAGTTTTTGTTGTAGAGAGAGAAAATAGTGCTTTAGCTGTAATCCAGGATCATAAACTAATAAATGAGATAAAAAATATGCATAACTTCAACCATGCAGTGGTTAAGTTTATTGAAAATGATGGATATGTTATTACAAGAGATGGCTATTTGATCAAATTTGATCCAATAAAAGAAAAAAAGATAAAAGAGGTTAAAGCAAGTGAGAGTGCTATAGGTTTTACGCTTACTAAAGATTATGTTGCAGTAGCTAATTATGCTAATAAAAATGTTCAAATATTTGATAGAGATTTAAATCTTTTACAAACTATAGATACTAATTCAAAAAATGTTGGTATAAAAGTTTACAAAAACTATCTAGTTTTTGCCTGTATGGATAGTGATGAGTTATGGGTTATGGAAAATGTTGGTAAAAATACTCCAAAATTTAAATTGAAAAAAGTTATTAAAAATGCTGGAGAGGTTCCATTTGATGCAATGATAAATAAAAACCTTTATGTTGTTGGTTTTTTTAATTCACCTTTTGTTGGCGTTTTAAATCTTGATACTTTTGAATATAAACAGGTTCCATTAAAACTTGAACATAAAAATATCGTTTTAAAGGTTCCTCATTTTGGATTTTGGTCTATAATGAAAGATAAATTTTTTATACCTGCTGTTGGTGATAATAAAGTTTTTGTTTTTGATAAAGATTTTAATTATATAAAAGCTATTGAAGTTGAAGGCAATCCAGTATTTACATCTCTTAGCCCAAAAAGAAAATATTTAGCTGTTACTTTTAGTGGAAAAAAGTTTCCAATTGTTCAAATAATAGATACTAATACTTTAAAAATAATAAAAAGATTTGATTTTGGCGGAATGGTCTTGCATGTTAGATGGAGTAATGAAGAACCACTATTATATATATCAAATAACCAAAAAAGTGAAGTTTTAGGAATTGATACAAATACCTGGAAAGAAGTATTTAAAATAAGTGTTCCAAAACCATCTGGTATTTTTATATTTAGAAAATAG
- the cobA gene encoding uroporphyrinogen-III C-methyltransferase, protein MGKVYLTGAGPGDIELLTLKAAKVIKQADIIIYDRLANPEILKMAKNGCEFIYVGKEDGKHILPQDEINEVIYKSALKADVVVRLKGGDPFVFGRGGEEGKYLHERGIKFEVIPGITSAISVPAYAGIPVTHRGISVSFRVVTGHEAPNKETSQIPWENFKTDDTIVFLMGLHNLNNIAQKLIEIGKPKDFPVAVISKGTTPEQKTVVGTLENIYEKAKNLPTPALIVVGKVVNLREDLSWFEKN, encoded by the coding sequence ATGGGAAAAGTATATCTAACAGGTGCAGGGCCTGGAGATATAGAACTTTTAACTTTAAAAGCTGCAAAAGTTATAAAACAAGCAGATATTATTATATATGATAGGCTTGCCAATCCAGAAATTTTAAAAATGGCAAAAAATGGATGTGAGTTTATTTATGTTGGAAAAGAGGATGGAAAACATATACTTCCACAAGATGAAATCAATGAAGTTATCTATAAAAGTGCATTAAAAGCTGATGTTGTAGTAAGATTAAAAGGAGGAGACCCTTTTGTATTTGGAAGAGGAGGAGAAGAGGGCAAATATTTACATGAAAGAGGTATAAAGTTTGAAGTAATACCAGGAATAACTTCAGCAATAAGTGTTCCAGCATATGCTGGAATTCCAGTTACTCATAGAGGAATCAGTGTTAGCTTTAGAGTAGTTACTGGTCATGAGGCTCCAAATAAAGAGACAAGTCAAATTCCTTGGGAGAATTTTAAAACAGATGATACTATAGTATTTTTAATGGGTTTACACAATTTAAATAATATTGCTCAAAAACTTATTGAAATTGGAAAACCAAAAGATTTTCCTGTTGCTGTTATTTCAAAAGGAACAACACCTGAACAAAAGACTGTAGTTGGAACTTTAGAAAATATATATGAAAAAGCTAAAAATCTTCCCACTCCTGCATTAATTGTAGTTGGAAAAGTAGTTAATCTTCGAGAAGACCTATCTTGGTTTGAAAAAAATTAA
- the nosZ gene encoding Sec-dependent nitrous-oxide reductase, translating to MEVSHMFKKLLSTAAALCMVSSFATAQSELEKIMKERGLTQDDILAAAKTYTPSGGRDKYIVFSSGGQSGQIMVYGVPSMRILKFIGVFTPEPWQGWGYDDDTKKVLKEGHWFGKPITWGDTHHPAISETNGVYDGKWLVINDKANPRIAVIDLKDFVTKQIVVNPVFKSDHGGAFFTPNSEYILEACQYGAPYDLEYHPMEEYADVYRGGVTCWKFDHKNGKILPDQSFTIEMPPYMQDLSDAGKEMSYGWGFTNSFNSEMYTGGIEKGLPPFEAGMSRNDTDYLHVYNWRKLAELAKDPKNVKVINGMKVVPIEVAVKNDCLFLIPEPKSPHGVDVSPDGRYIVVCGKLDTHATVYDFKKIMKAIKNHDFVGKDPYGIPIIDMKKAMHCQAELGLGPLHNQYGPKWKTEGEIYTSLYVDSQVVKWSYLTCEVKDRVNVNYNIGHLCGMEGKTRDPQGEYIIALNKLAIDRFNPIGPLHPQNHQLIDISGKKMKLLYDMPVPLGEPHQAVAIRASKLHPEVRYPMGTNPFTGKIHRGKTLAGQEKIVRKGNHVYVYGTLVRSHINPEHVTVNKGDIVTFYLTNLERAEDETHGFTVDWYNVHASLEPGKTVAVTFKADREGVFPYYCTEFCSALHLEMMGYLLVKDPNKKYKSVRKIKLKKMSKEQLMKEYKKTVALNEATKKVIQSVVKFLKENHYEKYPVVKQLVDDAMDQFNKVPAEEKKAEEALKKGDIDTAINFQYQAWQYLVKTADVGIRAKDLLVKKLATPMSEAAKRGEAAFAEGGCNGCHVIGKVSSGPDLVGVLKRHENGEKWVAEFIKNPSSKYNDPYVKAMIDYFNLRMPNQHMSDQEIKDIIEYLKWVDENAHLF from the coding sequence ATGGAAGTTAGTCATATGTTTAAGAAGCTGCTCAGTACTGCTGCGGCTCTTTGTATGGTTTCAAGTTTTGCTACTGCACAAAGCGAACTTGAAAAAATAATGAAAGAAAGAGGGTTAACCCAAGATGACATTTTAGCAGCTGCTAAGACCTATACACCATCTGGTGGTAGAGATAAATATATAGTATTTAGTTCAGGTGGTCAGTCAGGCCAAATAATGGTTTATGGCGTACCATCAATGAGAATTTTGAAATTTATTGGTGTATTTACTCCAGAGCCTTGGCAAGGCTGGGGATATGACGATGATACCAAAAAAGTTCTAAAAGAAGGTCATTGGTTTGGAAAGCCTATAACTTGGGGAGATACGCACCATCCAGCAATTTCTGAAACAAATGGTGTATATGATGGAAAATGGCTTGTAATTAACGACAAAGCTAACCCAAGAATTGCGGTAATTGATTTAAAAGATTTTGTTACCAAACAAATTGTTGTAAACCCTGTATTTAAATCTGATCATGGTGGTGCTTTTTTTACACCGAATAGTGAATATATTCTTGAAGCTTGCCAATATGGGGCTCCGTATGATCTTGAATACCATCCTATGGAAGAGTATGCTGATGTTTATAGAGGCGGAGTGACATGTTGGAAATTTGATCATAAAAATGGAAAAATTTTACCTGATCAATCTTTTACAATTGAGATGCCACCATATATGCAAGATTTAAGTGATGCAGGTAAAGAGATGAGTTATGGATGGGGATTTACAAACTCATTTAACTCAGAAATGTATACAGGCGGTATTGAAAAAGGTTTACCTCCATTTGAAGCTGGTATGAGTAGAAATGATACAGACTATCTTCATGTATATAACTGGAGAAAACTTGCTGAACTTGCAAAAGATCCTAAAAATGTAAAAGTTATAAACGGAATGAAGGTTGTTCCTATTGAAGTTGCAGTTAAAAATGATTGCCTATTTTTAATTCCTGAGCCAAAATCACCGCATGGTGTTGATGTTAGTCCTGATGGTAGATATATAGTTGTGTGTGGTAAGCTTGATACACATGCTACTGTATATGATTTCAAAAAGATCATGAAAGCTATTAAAAATCATGATTTTGTTGGAAAAGACCCATATGGTATTCCAATTATTGATATGAAAAAAGCAATGCATTGTCAAGCTGAACTTGGTCTTGGGCCACTTCATAACCAATATGGTCCTAAATGGAAAACTGAAGGCGAAATCTATACATCACTATATGTTGATAGCCAAGTTGTAAAATGGAGCTATTTAACTTGTGAAGTAAAAGATAGAGTAAATGTAAACTATAACATTGGTCACCTATGTGGAATGGAAGGTAAAACTAGAGACCCACAAGGAGAATATATAATTGCACTTAATAAACTTGCAATTGATAGATTTAATCCAATTGGACCTCTTCATCCACAAAACCACCAATTAATTGATATTAGTGGTAAAAAAATGAAACTTCTTTATGATATGCCAGTACCTTTAGGAGAACCTCACCAAGCTGTAGCTATTAGAGCAAGCAAACTTCATCCAGAAGTTAGATATCCTATGGGTACAAATCCATTTACAGGCAAAATTCATAGAGGTAAAACTCTAGCTGGACAAGAGAAAATTGTTAGAAAAGGAAATCATGTATATGTTTATGGTACTCTTGTTAGAAGTCATATAAACCCTGAACATGTAACAGTAAATAAAGGAGATATTGTAACATTCTATCTAACAAACCTTGAAAGAGCAGAAGATGAAACACATGGATTTACTGTTGACTGGTACAATGTTCATGCATCATTAGAGCCAGGAAAAACTGTTGCAGTTACTTTTAAAGCGGATCGTGAAGGTGTATTCCCATACTATTGTACAGAGTTCTGTTCTGCACTTCACTTAGAGATGATGGGATATTTGCTTGTAAAAGATCCAAATAAAAAATATAAATCTGTAAGAAAAATCAAACTCAAAAAAATGAGCAAAGAACAGTTAATGAAAGAGTACAAAAAAACAGTTGCTCTTAATGAGGCTACCAAAAAAGTTATTCAAAGTGTAGTTAAATTCTTAAAAGAAAATCACTATGAAAAATATCCTGTTGTAAAACAGCTTGTAGATGATGCAATGGATCAGTTCAACAAAGTTCCTGCTGAAGAGAAAAAAGCTGAAGAAGCACTTAAAAAAGGTGATATTGATACAGCTATTAACTTCCAATATCAAGCATGGCAATATCTTGTAAAAACTGCTGATGTTGGTATCAGAGCAAAAGATTTACTTGTTAAAAAACTTGCAACACCAATGAGTGAAGCTGCTAAGAGAGGTGAAGCTGCATTTGCTGAAGGTGGATGTAATGGTTGTCACGTTATTGGTAAAGTTAGCTCTGGACCAGACTTAGTTGGTGTTCTAAAAAGACATGAGAACGGTGAAAAATGGGTAGCTGAATTTATCAAAAACCCATCAAGCAAATATAATGATCCATATGTAAAAGCTATGATTGATTACTTCAATCTAAGAATGCCAAATCAACATATGAGTGATCAAGAGATAAAAGATATCATCGAATACCTAAAATGGGTAGATGAAAACGCTCATCTCTTCTAA